ACTCTTTTTGTGCTGTCTTATAAAGCAGCTACGTGCTTAGCTAATTTAGATTTTAAATTAGCAGCTTTATTCTTATGAATAATGTTGTTCTTTGCTAATTTATCTAACATTGAAACAACTTTAGGTAACATTCCAACAGCTTCATTCTTATCTGAAGTCGCTCTTAACTTTCTTACAGCATTACGTGTAGTTTTATGCTGATATTTATTTCTTAAGCGCTTCGCTTCGTTACTTCTAATTCTTTTA
This genomic window from Tenacibaculum sp. 190524A05c contains:
- the rpsT gene encoding 30S ribosomal protein S20, with amino-acid sequence MANHKSAIKRIRSNEAKRLRNKYQHKTTRNAVRKLRATSDKNEAVGMLPKVVSMLDKLAKNNIIHKNKAANLKSKLAKHVAAL